In bacterium, the DNA window GCGGTCTGGGCCCCCGCGGCGTCGCCGAGCCGGCGCAGCGCCCGCGCCAGGTCGCGCCAGGCGTAGGGGTTGAAGGGATTGACCTCGAGCGACGCCCGCCACGCCGCCGCCGCGCCCGGCCCGTCCCCGAC includes these proteins:
- a CDS encoding tetratricopeptide repeat protein, which encodes VGDGPGAAAAWRASLEVNPFNPYAWRDLARALRRLGDAAGAQTAAVAALRLGPGDEVFQRSVVGGP